ATCGCTGAGTACTTTTACCAAATCAATCCCAAGTGGACTGCTTATGGCAAGGCGGTGATGGGCACCTCCAACAACACCTACGGGGATGTGACTATTGCTCTGGGCGATGAAACCGGACTCAGGGGCTATCCCAACGACTATCAGCATGGGGATCACCACTGGCTGCTGACGGGGGAAATCCGCTATTACCCCAATATCAATCTTTATCAGCTGGCAGAATTGGGCTGGGCTGCCTTTATCGATGTGGGACAAGCCTTTGGCGGCCCCGAGGCAGCACTGAATGAAAACCGGGATCCCATAGCCGCGATTGGCATAGGGGCCCGCATTTATTCGTCCCGCTCAAGCTACGGTCATGTCGCTCACCTGGATTTCACCGTGCCCTTTAGCAGCGGCGAGCATGTGGACAGCTGGGAATGGCGCTTTTTGGTAAAGAACCGATTTTAAGGGCCATTTACCAGATAAGCAGGTTGCCACACCAGGCTTACCAGCACTGTGATCATAAAACTTATAAAAGCAAAAAGGCCGCTCGAAAGCGGCCTTTTTATCAAAGAGTTGAGTCGACCTATAAGCCGGGTTCTGTGTCTCCCGAAGGAGCGGCAATCATTCCTCTAGGCCTGCAATCGCTCGCAGGCTCAAGCAATCTACCCGGTTCCGACGCGAGCCACGCCATAAGGAACCCTATTTGATCTTGCTCCGGGTGGAGTTTACCTTGCCACGAACTGTTACCAGTCGCGCGGTGCGCTCTTACCGCACCGTTTCACCCTTACCGGCCCGAAGGCAGGCGGTCTGTTCTCTGTTGCACTTGTCGTCGGCTTACGCCGCCCAGACGTTATCTGGCACCCTGCTCTGTGGAGCCCGGACTTTCCTCCCCGCTCTTGCGAGCGCAGCGACTGCCCAGTCGACTCGGCGCGGATTATAGCCCAACGACCGCGGCTCACCAAGGGCTTTCGACCTCGCCCTTGGTGATGGTATTACAATCCGGCATCCAGACCCGCTTTGTAGAGGGCATTTTTTTTCAGATCGTGAATTTGCGCCGCCATGGCTGCAGCCTTTTTCAATGGCAGTTCGGTCGCCAGCAGGCTCAGGGTCTCCATGGCCTTGGCGGGAATGGCCTCTTCGGTTTCCTCGGCCACAAAGCCGTGGCACATCAGCACCATCTCGCCTTTTTGCTGATTGTCATCACTCTTTACCTTCTCCAGTACCTCGGCCGCAGTACCACTCAAAAAGGTTTCGAAGGTCTTGGTCAGCTCACGCGCCATCACCATGGGGCGATCGGCGCCCAGCACTGCCACTATGGCTTCGAGCGTTTGCAAAATACGGTGAGGGGATTCGTAAAAAATCAGGGTACGCGGGTCTTCCCTTAGCGCAGTGAGTTTATCCGTGCGGCCCTTGTCCTTGGCAGGCAAAAAACCCTCGAAGGAAAAGCGGTCTGAGGGCAAACCCGAGGCACTGAGGGCGGTGATAGCGGCGCAGGGGCCCGGCAAAGGGATAACGGCAAATCCGGCTTCGCGCACCTGAGACACCAGATGGTAGCCGGGGTCAGATATCAGCGGCGTGCCGGCATCACTCACCAGCGCCACGGCCTCGCCCTGGCTCAGTTTTTCAATAATCCACTGGGCGCGTGCACGCTCGTTATGATCGTGCACCGAGGTGGTGCGGGTGCTGATGCCAAAATGACTGAAGAGACGACCCGAGTGGCGGGTGTCTTCGCAGGCAATCAAACTCACCGATTGAAGAGTCTCAACGGCCCTCGGGCTCATGTCTCCCAGGTTGCCTATGGGGGTCGGAACGATATAAAGCGCTGGGGGCAGGGACATAATTACCTCTGGAGTATGATGGCCAAGGCTTTAACCCCGGGCCGGAGAAGGTTAAACTGAGCTCAGCATATTACCAGAGTGAAGCCAAGTGTTGAAAAGCCGGAATCAATTGAAATTAGCAGGTGTTGCGCTGTTTCTGTCGTTATTGGCAGGTTGCGGCAGCACACCAAGGACAGAAGTCAGCCAGCCACAGGGCCCCGTCTCTTTGGTGAAAGCCGAGCTTTCTTCCAGCCAATATCTGGCGCTTGCCGATTCGGTAAAGGATACTGCATCACGCAGCCGCTACCAGTTGCTGGCCGCCCACGCCATGTTGAACGAGGCCAATCCCCAGGGGGCAGCGCAATTGCTTGGTGCCATCAGAGGCAACCTGGCACAGGACACAGAAATCCAGGCCGAGTTCAAATACCTGACAGCCCGCACCCTGGAGCAGTCCGGCGATGCGGCTGCGGCACTGAAAACCCTGGTTTACCCCGGTCATTGGAAACTGCCGGATTGGCAGTGGGTGTCCTATCATCAGCTGCGGGCACAGCTTTTCCGCATCAAGAAACAGCCCATGGACGAGGTGCGAGAACTCGCCGAACTGGGCAAGTACCTGAATGCCACTGACGCTGCCGAACTGAATGATCGCCTGTGGGGTATTCTGGCACCCATGCATGAAGAGACCATTGAAACCTTTATGCAGGAAGCCACATCCCCGGTTTACAAGGGATGGCTGCAGCTGGCCTTTATCGCCAAACATTATGCCGTCGACCCACAAACCCTGGTGCGTTTTCTGGGAGACTGGCAACGGGAAAATCCATTCCACCCGGCGGCCAACCGTTTGCCATCTGATTTGGACCGCGCCCTCAACGCCAAACCTTATCTGGCCCGCAACATCGCCGTCCTCCTGCCCCTCTCCGGCAGTGCCGCCTCGGCCGGCTACGCCATCAAGCAAGGCATACTGGCGGGCTATCTGGCCGCAGACGACAGCACGACCAAGGTGAGATTTTACGACAGCGGCACCAATGCAGTAGCGGCTTATCAGCAGGCGCTCGCAGAAGGCGCTGAATTTATTATCGGCCCCCTGCTGCAAAGCAGTATCGAAGCCATCGAGGCCCTGCCAAAGGCAGAAGGCCCATCGGTGCCTCAGCTGTATCTCAACCAAATTGGCACTTACCAGGCCAATGTTGATAAGTTCTATTTTTCCCTGTCACCTTCTGAAGAAGCCAGCGATGCCGCCGAACGTCTGTATCGTGATGGCGTAGAAAAGCCGCTGCTGCTCGCCAGCGCCGACGCCACCGGCCGCCGTATGGCCGAAGCCTTTAATCAAACCTGGCGCAAGCAAACCGGGGACATGGCCGAGGTCCATTATTTCGAGCAGGGCAATGAAATGAAGCTCACTGTTCAACGCGCTCTCGGCGTGCTGGACAGTGAAGCCCGTATCGCGCGCATGAAGGAGATCCTCGGTCGGCGTCTCGAGGCCGAGTTCCGCTCCCGCGAAGATGTGGATGCCATTTACATGATTGCCAGCCCGCAGGAAATACAACTGCTCAAACCCTTTATCGATGTGAGCTTCTCAGTGTTTGCCGATCCTGTGCCCATGTACACGTCGAGCCGCGCCAGACCCCAGGATAATGCCCGTCAGGTGCCGCAGGAGTTCAACAATGTCATGGTCAGCGACATCCCCTGGCTGATGCAACTGAGCAGTGAATCCAGGGATATCAATGATTTGTGGCCAACCTGGAACAACGGCCAGAAACGCCTGTTTATCATGGGCTGGGATGCGCTGGATCTGGTGGGCAAACTGGCACAAATGCGCGCGTTCCCGGGATTTCAGTTCCAGGGGCGTGGCGGCGTCCTGTCGGTGACCCACGACGGACTCATCAAACGTCAGCTGTCCTGGGGTAAAATTCAGCGCGGTGTATTGAGGCCTTTGTGAACCAGGGCCAGCTCGCCGAAGAGAGAGCCATGAAGCACCTGTGCGCCAATGGGCTGAGGCTTGAGGCGCGTAATGTGCGTTATCCCTTTGGTGAGTTGGATTTGGTGATGCGGGAAGGACGGGTGTACGTGTTTGTGGAAGTCAAATTCCGTACCCCTAAAGGCTTTGGCGACGCAGTGCAGGCCTTATCGGCAGCGCAGCAGCAAAGACTCAGGCGCGCAGCCACCCATTATCTTCAGTGCCATCGTATCGAGGCACCCTGTCGGTTTGATATGGTGGCCATCACAGGGGATAAATTGGAATGGATAAAGGATGCGTTTTGATACAAAAGTCGCTGCCATCTCTATGAACAACAATTTAACCCCCTACCCTCTACTCGCGCGCTGCTTTATGGCATGATAGCGGCAGTTTATTTTGTAAGGATCCACCATGTTAGAACGTATCAAAGACAGCTTTACCGAGTCGATTCAGACCAAGATCGATGCCGCAGAAGCCCTGCCGGATTCTATCGCCAAGGCGGCTGAGATGATGGTGGCCTGCCTTTTGGGTGGCAATAAGATCCTCGCCTGTGGTAACGGCGGCAGTGCCGGTGATGCCCAGCACTTTTCGGCCGAGCTGCTGAACCGTTACGAAGTAGAGCGCCCACCGCTGCCGGCCATTGCGCTGACCACAGATTCATCAACGCTGACGGCCATCGCCAACGACTACAGCTACGATGAAGTGTTTTCCAAGCAGATCCTCGCGCTGGGCCAGCCCGGTGACATACTGCTGGCCATCTCCACCAGCGGTAACTCGTCCAACGTGATTAAAGCCATGGAAGCAGCCCTGAGCCGTGACATGACCATAGTGGCCCTGACCGGTAAAGACGGTGGCGCCATGGCAGGACTCCTGGGTGCCAGCGACGTGGAAATTCGGGTTCCGTCCAATGTGACTGCCCGCATTCAGGAAGTGCACCTGCTGGTGATCCACTGCCTGTGCGACAACATCGACCGCACCCTGTTCCCTCAGGACGAAAACGCATGATAAGACTGCTGCTGACCGCACTTGCCTGTATCACACTGACCGGCTGTGCCGGTGCCGTGATGGTAGGCGCCGTCGGTGGCGCCGTGATGGCCAATGACGAGCGCTCTATTGCGACGCAATTGGACGACACCAACGCCGACTTTGTGATTTCAAGCGCCCTGATGAAAGATGAGGAGCTGAAGGCCAAAACCAACATCACCGCCGTGGTCATGAATGGCAACGTGCTGATGATTGGTCAGGCGCCCAATTCCACCTTAAGGGATAAAGCGGTAAAAGTGGTCCAGGATCTCAAGCTCGGCGGTAAGATCCACAACCAAATCCGCATCGGTAATCCCACCTCATTCACCACCCGAAGCAACGACACCTGGATAACCACCAAGGTGAAGGGGCGGATGCTCAATGAGAAGACCCTGGACATTACCCGGGTCAAGGTGGTCACAGAAAACGGTGAAGTCTTTCTGCTGGGACTGATTCCGCGATCTCAGGCAGAGCTCGCGGTTGAAGTCGCCCGTAACACAGCCGGCGTGCGTAAAGTCATTAAGGTTTTCGAACTCATCGAATAACCTCAACCTCACTGATGGCCTGCCACAGGCGGGCTATCAGTGGTGCAATCAGCGATGGCAGCACCACCAGCGCGGCTCCCCACCACACGTGCTCTCCCGGCCACTCATCGAACCACCACCATCCCAGCGCCACAATAAACAAGAGGCCGCTGTACTCTCCGATGGCAATATCCGCCGCTCTCGCCCTGCGATAGGCCAGCACACAAAACCAGTGATATGCCATTAAAAACAGGTTACTCGCCAGCGCCACGCCGAGTAATGCCCAGCTGAATCCGGCAAAGTTATTGAAGGCGGCAAAAATCAGTGCAATCGGCAGCCCCAGCAGGTTATAGAGCAAGATGGTCACCACCGGGCTTTCGGTGGCGGGCAGCTTTCTGAGCAGCAACTGACACAGCGAGAAAGTGACGGCTGCGCCAAGTACCATCAGTCCTGACCAGCCAATTTGGGTGGGCGCCAGAATAAGCAGAATTCCGCCAAATCCCAGGATGGCACACAGCCACTGACCTGCGCTGACGCGCTCACCCAGCAGCCACCATCCCAACAGCATGATGATGAGGGGGGCGGAATAGAACAGCGAACTGACGGTCGCCAGTGGCAAGGCCATCAGCCCCAGAATTAAAAAAAGCGCGCCAACAACACCAACACTGGCGCGCCAAAGGTGGATTTGTAAGTGTTGCGTATGAGGGCGGCCCGCAAGCCACCACAGCAGCAGCAGCATCAGGCTGGAGGTAAGTTGTCTGAGCAATAAAAAGCTGCCGGCGTTGGCATCCTCGGGCAACCATTTCACAGACACATCGTACAGAGCGCTGAAAACGTTGCCTACCAGCAACAACAACAACCCGGCCAGTACAGCTCTTTGCACCTTTAATCACCTCAGCTCATGGAACTGAGCGCATGATATAGCCCACAACTAGCTAAGAAAAATGATGTTTTTTTATCATCCATGAATTAGATTCATGCATTATCATCCCTGTAAGCGCTTTTCTGATGCGTAAACTTCCCCCTCTGCGGGCACTGCAGGTTTTTGAAGCCGCTGCCCGCCATCTGCACTTCTCCCGGGCTGCCGAAGAGTTGTGCCTGACCCAAAGTGCCGTCTCACATCAGGTCAGGGCACTGGAGCAACATCTGGGGCAAAGCCTGTTTGCCCGCCGGGGCCGCGAGCTGGCACTGACCCCAAAGGGCGAGCAGTTATTTCTGGCGGTACAATCCGCGCTGGATGGTCTGGATAGCCTCTGTCGTCAGCTGAATGAGGCTGAAAGCCGGGAACTGAGGCTGGCGGTATACAGCTCTTTCGCCGTGAAGTGGCTGATCCCGAGACTGGGGGATTTCCGCCGTCAACATCCGGGCATCAAAATTCACCTCGAGATGGTCAGCGGTGACCCACCGCTATCGGATCAGGTAGCGGACATGTTTATTTGCGGTGAGCAGCACCAAAGGGGCTTTTGGCAAACATTGCTCAGACCGGAGCGCCTGATCCCCGTGTGCAGCCCGGCACTGGCCAATGCCCTTGGCGAAGCGCTGGTCATGCCGCTGCGACTGGACAGCCTGCCGCTGCTTTCAGTTGACGAGGCAGATATAGGACCGGATTGGACTCGCTGGGCCAGGTCACAGGCGCAAACGCTGACCCAGGCACAGCTGCAGAGCTACAGCCATGTGCTGCTGGCGATTGAAGCGGCCATTGCCGGTCAGGGCATCGCCCTGGCATCGGATTTCATCGTGGAAGGTGACATCGCCGCCGGAAAGCTGATGGCGCTGCCCTGGCCGGCGCTGGAAACCGGGTTTGGTTTCCATTTCTGTTGCCGCGAGCGGCGCCTCAAGGAACCAGCCATGGCCGCCTTTGCCGAATGGATCCAGCAACAAGCCGCCACAGCCGGATAACAGACATAAAAAAATCAGCCTCTTGGGCTGATTTTTTTAACAAAGCCGACTGGCGTTATACCAAGAGGCCGATTTTTTCGTAGACCTGTTTCAGGGTTACTTCGGCGCGCGCCTGGGCCTTCTCTGCGCCGTCACGCATAACGGTATCCAGGAAAGCCCTGTCTTCACGGAATTGACGATAGCGCTCCTGCAGCGGCTCCAGCATGCCAACCACGGCTTCACCACAGGCAACCTTGAGATGGCCGTACATCTTGCCTTCGAAATCGGCTTCGAGCGATGCGATGCTCTGCCCTGTCACACCTGACATCAGGCTCAGCAGGTTGGACACGCCTGGTTTGTTGTCCACATCGAAACGTACCACTGGCGGCTCATCACTGTCGGTCATGGCCTTCTTGAGCTTTTTCATTACCGCCTTGGGGTCTTCCAGCAGGCCAATCACGTTATTGCGATTGTCATCGGACTTGGACATCTTTTTGGTGGGGTCCTGCAAGGACATCACCTTGGCACCCACGGGCGGGATAAAAGGCTCTGGCACGGTAAAGGTATCGCCGTAAGCGTTGTTGAAGCGAATAGCGATATCGCGGGTCAGCTCAAGGTGCTGTTTCTGATCCTGCCCCACTGGGATTTCATTGGCCTGATACAGCAGGATATCTGCCGCCATCAACACAGGGTAGCCAAACAGGCCCACGTTGATGTTGTTGGCATGCTTTTGTGACTTGTCTTTAAACTGAGTCATGCGCGACAGCTCACCCATCTGAGTGTAGCAGTTGAGCACCCAGCCCAGCTGAGTGTGCTGCGGCACCTGAGACTGGATAAACACAGTGCTCTTTTTCGGGTCAACGCCACAGGCCAGATACAGCGCCAGTGTATCCAGGCAAGCCTCACGCAGGGCTTGTGGGTCCTGACGTACGGTAATGGCATGCAAATCCACCACACAATAGAGACAATCATGAC
The window above is part of the Shewanella litorisediminis genome. Proteins encoded here:
- a CDS encoding LysR substrate-binding domain-containing protein; translated protein: MRKLPPLRALQVFEAAARHLHFSRAAEELCLTQSAVSHQVRALEQHLGQSLFARRGRELALTPKGEQLFLAVQSALDGLDSLCRQLNEAESRELRLAVYSSFAVKWLIPRLGDFRRQHPGIKIHLEMVSGDPPLSDQVADMFICGEQHQRGFWQTLLRPERLIPVCSPALANALGEALVMPLRLDSLPLLSVDEADIGPDWTRWARSQAQTLTQAQLQSYSHVLLAIEAAIAGQGIALASDFIVEGDIAAGKLMALPWPALETGFGFHFCCRERRLKEPAMAAFAEWIQQQAATAG
- a CDS encoding BON domain-containing protein translates to MIRLLLTALACITLTGCAGAVMVGAVGGAVMANDERSIATQLDDTNADFVISSALMKDEELKAKTNITAVVMNGNVLMIGQAPNSTLRDKAVKVVQDLKLGGKIHNQIRIGNPTSFTTRSNDTWITTKVKGRMLNEKTLDITRVKVVTENGEVFLLGLIPRSQAELAVEVARNTAGVRKVIKVFELIE
- the trpS gene encoding tryptophan--tRNA ligase — encoded protein: MTKPIVLSGAQPSGELTIGNYMGALRQWVAMQDSHDCLYCVVDLHAITVRQDPQALREACLDTLALYLACGVDPKKSTVFIQSQVPQHTQLGWVLNCYTQMGELSRMTQFKDKSQKHANNINVGLFGYPVLMAADILLYQANEIPVGQDQKQHLELTRDIAIRFNNAYGDTFTVPEPFIPPVGAKVMSLQDPTKKMSKSDDNRNNVIGLLEDPKAVMKKLKKAMTDSDEPPVVRFDVDNKPGVSNLLSLMSGVTGQSIASLEADFEGKMYGHLKVACGEAVVGMLEPLQERYRQFREDRAFLDTVMRDGAEKAQARAEVTLKQVYEKIGLLV
- a CDS encoding penicillin-binding protein activator, whose translation is MLKSRNQLKLAGVALFLSLLAGCGSTPRTEVSQPQGPVSLVKAELSSSQYLALADSVKDTASRSRYQLLAAHAMLNEANPQGAAQLLGAIRGNLAQDTEIQAEFKYLTARTLEQSGDAAAALKTLVYPGHWKLPDWQWVSYHQLRAQLFRIKKQPMDEVRELAELGKYLNATDAAELNDRLWGILAPMHEETIETFMQEATSPVYKGWLQLAFIAKHYAVDPQTLVRFLGDWQRENPFHPAANRLPSDLDRALNAKPYLARNIAVLLPLSGSAASAGYAIKQGILAGYLAADDSTTKVRFYDSGTNAVAAYQQALAEGAEFIIGPLLQSSIEAIEALPKAEGPSVPQLYLNQIGTYQANVDKFYFSLSPSEEASDAAERLYRDGVEKPLLLASADATGRRMAEAFNQTWRKQTGDMAEVHYFEQGNEMKLTVQRALGVLDSEARIARMKEILGRRLEAEFRSREDVDAIYMIASPQEIQLLKPFIDVSFSVFADPVPMYTSSRARPQDNARQVPQEFNNVMVSDIPWLMQLSSESRDINDLWPTWNNGQKRLFIMGWDALDLVGKLAQMRAFPGFQFQGRGGVLSVTHDGLIKRQLSWGKIQRGVLRPL
- a CDS encoding DMT family transporter gives rise to the protein MQRAVLAGLLLLLVGNVFSALYDVSVKWLPEDANAGSFLLLRQLTSSLMLLLLWWLAGRPHTQHLQIHLWRASVGVVGALFLILGLMALPLATVSSLFYSAPLIIMLLGWWLLGERVSAGQWLCAILGFGGILLILAPTQIGWSGLMVLGAAVTFSLCQLLLRKLPATESPVVTILLYNLLGLPIALIFAAFNNFAGFSWALLGVALASNLFLMAYHWFCVLAYRRARAADIAIGEYSGLLFIVALGWWWFDEWPGEHVWWGAALVVLPSLIAPLIARLWQAISEVEVIR
- a CDS encoding phosphoheptose isomerase, coding for MLERIKDSFTESIQTKIDAAEALPDSIAKAAEMMVACLLGGNKILACGNGGSAGDAQHFSAELLNRYEVERPPLPAIALTTDSSTLTAIANDYSYDEVFSKQILALGQPGDILLAISTSGNSSNVIKAMEAALSRDMTIVALTGKDGGAMAGLLGASDVEIRVPSNVTARIQEVHLLVIHCLCDNIDRTLFPQDENA
- a CDS encoding YraN family protein, yielding MNQGQLAEERAMKHLCANGLRLEARNVRYPFGELDLVMREGRVYVFVEVKFRTPKGFGDAVQALSAAQQQRLRRAATHYLQCHRIEAPCRFDMVAITGDKLEWIKDAF
- the rsmI gene encoding 16S rRNA (cytidine(1402)-2'-O)-methyltransferase; the encoded protein is MSLPPALYIVPTPIGNLGDMSPRAVETLQSVSLIACEDTRHSGRLFSHFGISTRTTSVHDHNERARAQWIIEKLSQGEAVALVSDAGTPLISDPGYHLVSQVREAGFAVIPLPGPCAAITALSASGLPSDRFSFEGFLPAKDKGRTDKLTALREDPRTLIFYESPHRILQTLEAIVAVLGADRPMVMARELTKTFETFLSGTAAEVLEKVKSDDNQQKGEMVLMCHGFVAEETEEAIPAKAMETLSLLATELPLKKAAAMAAQIHDLKKNALYKAGLDAGL